A part of Antechinus flavipes isolate AdamAnt ecotype Samford, QLD, Australia chromosome 6, AdamAnt_v2, whole genome shotgun sequence genomic DNA contains:
- the LOC127541564 gene encoding olfactory receptor 5AS1-like: MSERNYTPPTEFIFTGFTDYLPFRITLFLLFLVIYGLTLVGNIGLLVLVNIDSNLQTPMYYFLSNLSFLDLSYSTAIAPKMLVNFLSSKKTISLYGCALQMYCFACFSDAECFILAAMALDRYAAICNPLMYSTLMSRKVCVFFIVMAYFSGSVTALIHVSLVFRLPFCRSHVINHFFCDIPPLLSLSCANTSLNEVLIFSFCGFIQTSTFVMIFISYFCILITVLNIKSSGGRSKTFSTCASHLIAVTLFYGALLFMYLRPKTKYSPDTDKVVAVFYTVVFPMFNPIIYSLRNKDVKNALKKMLDRISLNI; this comes from the coding sequence ATGTCTGAAAGAAATTACACTCCACCAACTGAGTTTATTTTTACTGGTTTCACAGATTACTTACCTTTCCGAATCACtctgttccttttatttttggtcaTCTATGGTTTGACTTTAGTGGGAAACATTGGTTTATTAGTCTTGGTCAATATTGATTCTAATCTTCAAACTCCCATGTATTATTTTCTCAGTAATCTCTCCTTTCTAGACCTCAGCTATTCCACAGCCATAGCTCCCAAGATGCTGGTGAACTTCTTATCTTCTAAGAAGACCATTTCTCTGTATGGTTGTGCCCTTCAAATGTACTGCTTTGCTTGCTTTTCTGATGCAGAATGCTTCATTCTGGCTGCAATGGCCCTTGACCGCTATGCAGCTATTTGCAATCCATTGATGTATTCAACACTTATGTCCAGGAAAGTATGTGTCTTCTTCATTGTCATGGCGTATTTCAGTGGAAGCGTGACTGCCCTGATTCATGTGAGTCTGGTCTTCAGGTTGCCATTCTGCCGATCCCATGTCATCAATCACTTTTTTTGTGACATACCACCATTATTATCTTTGTCTTGTGCCAACACTTCCCTCAATGAGgtcctgattttttctttttgtggtttCATCCAGACCAGTACTTTTGTGatgattttcatttcttactTCTGTATTCTCATTACAGTTCTGAATATTAAATCATCTGGAGGGAGAAGTAAGACCTTTTCTACATGTGCTTCCCACTTAATAGCTGTAACTTTATTTTATGGGGCACTTTTGTTCATGTATTTACGTCCCAAAACCAAATACTCTCCAGATACAGATAaggttgttgctgttttttataCTGTGGTGTTTCCCATGTTCAACCCTATTATATACAGTCTGAGAAACAAAGATGTGAAAAATGCACTCAAAAAAATGTTAGACAGAATATCTTTAAACATATAG